A single Rhodothermales bacterium DNA region contains:
- a CDS encoding tail fiber domain-containing protein, giving the protein MPTHPREHPIRFTLLNPQHEPSLLVSTRAEGHVMHLALINRTDQPLVVPEQATFELVFHDNVLVDRQSVACRVPDGWRWEPLRLTVVQPVSLAAGEALSFTLTHVKVDEHLTANGTRVELKYQLPAGDVPARAGLCLQHLALVRHLGQKLLPVHIGFVGVRTIPTGTPHQTTTLRLRITNTGNEPLAFTAESRFTFSFDVGEPSVDWALGTADQVAAVVVKRADGVDAQRTTQGGVPSWTVLPFTAPAALAPGHFVDILFSHFVSQHPPGETNLYIAYEGIPGFWDGRHVVALEKAAPAATQNAVGGLTMEPSDRIKVNFKPDYSDHNQTFVAFETNYLGDPYRGRAHLYAPTAYYTNEPALTLAGNYGAGGTVGINKTTPQATLHVGGNIKTDNNLLLEPTSSIKVNFQPDFTDHNQTFVAFETNYMGDKYRGRAHLYAPTAYYANEPALTLAGNYGAGGTVGINKTTPEATLHVGGDIKADGTISPGSDRASKEDILPVEPADVLAKVLDLPINHWRFKADAGARHIGPMAQDFHAAFDVGADDRHISVLDADGVALAAIQGLHALLVQKEEQINALEARLAALERGVTIA; this is encoded by the coding sequence ATGCCGACTCACCCGCGCGAACATCCAATCCGTTTCACCCTGCTCAACCCCCAGCACGAGCCGTCGCTGCTCGTCTCGACGCGTGCCGAGGGGCACGTGATGCATCTGGCGCTGATCAACCGGACCGATCAGCCGCTCGTGGTGCCTGAACAGGCCACGTTCGAGCTGGTGTTTCACGACAACGTGCTGGTGGATCGGCAATCCGTTGCCTGCCGCGTGCCCGATGGCTGGCGGTGGGAGCCCCTGCGCCTGACTGTCGTGCAGCCCGTGTCGCTGGCCGCCGGCGAGGCGCTGTCCTTTACCCTCACCCACGTGAAGGTGGATGAGCACCTCACAGCCAACGGCACCCGGGTGGAATTGAAGTATCAGCTGCCGGCCGGCGACGTACCGGCCCGCGCGGGCCTTTGTCTCCAGCACCTCGCCCTCGTGCGCCACCTCGGGCAGAAACTGCTACCCGTGCATATAGGCTTCGTGGGTGTGCGAACAATTCCGACCGGCACGCCCCACCAGACCACCACCCTCCGGCTGCGCATCACGAACACAGGAAACGAGCCCCTGGCGTTTACGGCGGAGAGCCGGTTCACGTTTTCATTCGACGTGGGAGAGCCGAGCGTGGATTGGGCGCTCGGGACGGCGGACCAGGTGGCGGCTGTTGTGGTGAAGCGGGCCGATGGCGTCGATGCGCAGCGGACCACGCAGGGAGGCGTGCCCTCCTGGACGGTGCTGCCGTTCACCGCGCCGGCCGCCCTGGCCCCCGGGCATTTCGTTGATATCCTGTTCAGTCATTTTGTCAGCCAGCATCCGCCCGGGGAAACCAATCTTTATATCGCCTACGAGGGCATTCCCGGCTTCTGGGACGGACGCCACGTGGTGGCCCTGGAGAAGGCCGCGCCGGCCGCCACCCAGAACGCCGTGGGCGGGCTCACCATGGAGCCCTCCGACCGGATCAAAGTCAACTTCAAGCCGGATTACTCAGACCACAACCAGACGTTTGTCGCCTTCGAGACCAACTACCTGGGCGATCCTTACCGGGGCCGGGCGCATCTCTACGCACCTACCGCCTACTACACAAACGAACCTGCCCTGACGCTGGCCGGCAACTACGGGGCCGGCGGGACGGTGGGGATCAACAAAACGACCCCCCAGGCCACGCTGCACGTAGGCGGGAATATCAAGACCGATAACAACCTCCTGCTCGAGCCAACGTCCAGCATCAAGGTCAATTTCCAGCCGGATTTCACGGACCACAACCAGACGTTTGTCGCCTTCGAGACGAACTACATGGGCGATAAATACCGGGGCCGGGCGCATCTGTACGCCCCCACCGCCTATTACGCGAATGAACCCGCCCTTACGCTGGCAGGCAACTATGGGGCCGGCGGGACGGTGGGAATCAACAAGACAACCCCGGAAGCCACCCTGCACGTCGGCGGAGACATCAAGGCCGACGGGACGATTTCGCCCGGCAGCGACAGAGCCTCGAAGGAAGACATCTTACCCGTGGAGCCGGCCGACGTGCTCGCGAAAGTGCTCGACCTCCCCATTAACCACTGGCGCTTCAAGGCGGACGCCGGCGCGCGCCACATCGGCCCCATGGCCCAGGACTTCCACGCCGCCTTCGACGTCGGCGCCGACGACCGGCACATCAGCGTCCTCGACGCCGACGGCGTCGCCCTCGCCGCCATCCAGGGCCTCCACGCCCTGCTCGTCCAGAAGGAAGAGCAGATCAATGCCCTCGAAGCACGCCTTGCCGCGCTGGAGCGCGGTGTGACCATCGCCTAG
- a CDS encoding LirA/MavJ family T4SS effector, with protein MPFLNEILALDVAPANIQFVPPGIAPTRSVSDRITTLAGASDAYKAFLEAFSSFLQPPHTLFVAGLSSIELRMRQEVLSRAGRAAFGDLVTLDAIEGALLEIKSDRSDETGRLVNGLLSKVLTGIENAFMFPPGADRARAVTLTGFVDPADFRTKLIKAGRTWKDPSVPWQHGEFTHRLQWCAGMLALPGPIPWRQYFIETGQYADDAPFGAVMINGLWDALADRNQFEGVYNTPYLTMTADDFRSPENLHAWLVDKYLDPDWDHIRLLSTFIFARQTRREIDKNNGIAYAYATTDFPPARRTWDAWSRVLFNNRNEGALSPAEKAVLARAWYRLTKLVGGDPVNAILEISPDDVAIPAPGIYVPDRLLLAYLDLELNGDGSSP; from the coding sequence ATGCCTTTTCTGAATGAGATACTCGCCCTGGACGTTGCGCCGGCGAACATTCAATTTGTCCCACCGGGCATTGCGCCCACTCGTTCGGTATCAGATCGCATTACTACCCTGGCAGGGGCCAGTGATGCGTATAAAGCCTTCCTTGAGGCGTTCTCAAGCTTCCTGCAGCCGCCGCATACCCTGTTTGTTGCGGGGCTCTCGTCGATTGAGCTACGCATGCGGCAGGAGGTGTTGAGCCGGGCCGGGCGAGCCGCATTCGGAGATCTGGTGACGTTGGATGCAATTGAGGGCGCATTGCTTGAAATCAAATCCGATCGCTCGGACGAAACCGGGCGGCTGGTCAATGGCTTGTTATCGAAAGTACTTACTGGAATTGAAAATGCGTTCATGTTTCCCCCGGGTGCCGATCGGGCACGGGCTGTGACCCTCACGGGATTCGTAGACCCCGCTGATTTTAGAACGAAACTGATCAAGGCTGGACGAACCTGGAAGGACCCCAGCGTGCCCTGGCAACACGGTGAGTTTACTCATCGCCTACAGTGGTGCGCCGGCATGCTGGCGCTTCCGGGGCCTATCCCGTGGAGGCAATATTTCATTGAGACGGGTCAATATGCGGACGATGCGCCTTTTGGCGCGGTAATGATAAATGGACTTTGGGACGCTCTGGCGGATCGCAACCAGTTTGAGGGTGTGTACAACACACCGTATTTGACAATGACCGCTGACGATTTTCGGTCGCCAGAGAATTTACATGCCTGGTTAGTAGACAAATATCTGGACCCGGACTGGGACCATATCCGCTTGCTAAGCACATTCATTTTCGCTCGCCAGACAAGGCGTGAGATCGACAAAAATAACGGGATTGCCTACGCCTACGCTACCACTGATTTTCCACCCGCTCGTCGAACCTGGGATGCATGGTCTCGTGTGTTATTTAATAACCGAAACGAGGGTGCACTTTCCCCGGCTGAAAAAGCTGTGCTCGCTCGTGCCTGGTATCGATTGACTAAGTTAGTGGGAGGTGACCCCGTGAATGCAATTCTGGAAATCTCACCGGACGATGTTGCTATACCAGCGCCAGGCATCTATGTACCGGACCGGCTGCTTCTCGCCTATCTCGATCTTGAATTAAATGGAGATGGCTCCTCTCCATGA